The proteins below are encoded in one region of Phaseolus vulgaris cultivar G19833 chromosome 1, P. vulgaris v2.0, whole genome shotgun sequence:
- the LOC137814196 gene encoding small polypeptide DEVIL 14 — translation MLSSQHWDHNHNHNLTLNFTMTTATTTAMFSSLRASKLRPWGRCSKYIRQQRTRLYIIWRCTVLLLCWHD, via the coding sequence atgCTTAGTTCTCAGCATTGGGACCACAACCACAACCACAACCTCACCCTCAACTTCACCATGACAACAGCAACAACTACTGCCATGTTCTCATCACTGAGGGCTTCGAAGCTTCGACCTTGGGGACGCTGTTCCAAGTACATTCGCCAGCAGAGGACCAGGCTTTACATCATTTGGAGATGCACTGTGTTGCTCTTGTGCTGGCATGACTAA